A genome region from Setaria italica strain Yugu1 chromosome III, Setaria_italica_v2.0, whole genome shotgun sequence includes the following:
- the LOC101754449 gene encoding diacylglycerol kinase 1 translates to MLDTSWSAVSAYVSEYWSVIIATAVFACVGAATIYYTVNQLNKNISLSLIKALKVRAKRYKKWKDKVPAASHVWRKEVVPRSKGLKCCVCLKSVSPRQYSGGTIHQCDICGAAAHPSCSGNAHEDCKCVSMAGLNHVLHQWAVQWIDTADHSEEDSFCCYCDESCNGAFLAGYPIWYCMWCQRLVHVDCHTSLAKETGDICDLGPLKRLILSPLCVKELHWTGAGIFSSITSGANELASTVRETIMIRRKRYKKGTASADSDSSGAIELPSDAEGDSQEANSAAKRRDDQANGKLNEVHQSSESEKDKQPVPDNTAATSRSNGQRKNSHVQNSQKYEIVNVPSDSRPLLVFINKRSGAQSGDSLRQRLQILLNPVQVFELSKHQGPEVGLALFRKVTHFRVLVCGGDGTAGWVLDAIEKQKFEAPPPVAILPAGTGNDLARVLCWGGGLGVIEKRGGLFSVLQDVEHAAVTVLDRWKITIKDNQGKLMAPPKFMNNYFGVGCDAKVALDIHNLREENPERFYSQFMNKVLYAREGAKNIMDNTFDYFPWDVKLEIDGSKIDIPQDSEGILVANIRSYMGGVDLWKNEDDCSDAYLPQSMHDKKLEVVSFTGMLHLGRLQVGLSRAKRLAQGHHIKIEISIKMPIQVDGEPWSQEPCTIEVSHHNQAFMLKRVSEEPLGHAASVMADILENAENSGIISALQKRTLLQEIASRLL, encoded by the exons ATGCTGGATACTAGCTGGAGTGCCGTTTCGGCCTACGTGTCGGAGTATTGGTCTGTGATAATCGCCACCGCCGTGTTCGCTTGCGTTGGCGCAGCGACGATCTACTACACGGTGAACCAGCTGAACAAGAACATCAGCCTGAGCCTGATAAAGGCTCTCAAGGTCAGGGCGAAGCGGTACAAGAAATGGAAGGACAAGGTCCCCGCCGCGTCCCACGTCTGGAGGAAAGAAGTCGTCCCCCGCAGCAAAGGCCTGAAGTGCTGCGTGTGCCTGAAGTCAGTTTCGCCACGTCAGTACTCTGGGGGAACCATCCATCAGTGTGACATCTGCGGTGCCGCCGCGCATCCGAGCTGCTCGGGGAATGCGCACGAGGATTGCAAGTGTGTTTCTATGGCGGGTTTGAACCATGTCCTTCACCAGTGGGCTGTGCAGTGGATTGACACCGCAGATCACTCTGAGGAGGACTCTTTCTGTTGCTACTGCGACGAATCTTGCAATGGAGCTTTCCTCGCGGGGTATCCGATTTGGTACTGTATGTGGTGTCAGCGGCTCGTGCATGTTGATTGCCACACCAGCTTAGCCAAGGAAACTGGCGATATCTGTGACTTGGGACCATTGAAGCGGCTGATACTGTCACCTCTTTGTGTTAAGGAGCTTCACTGGACAGGTGCAGGAATTTTTAGTTCTATCACAAGCGGGGCTAATGAATTGGCTTCCACTGTCCGAGAGACGATTATGATTCGTAGAAAAAGGTACAAAAAGGGTACTGCATCTGCTGATTCAGATAGCTCTGGGGCTATTGAGCTACCATCTGATGCTGAAGGAGATTCACAGGAAGCAAATAGTGCAGCAAAGAGGAGGGATGATCAGGCAAACGGCAAACTCAATGAGGTACACCAAAGCTCTGAATCAGAGAAAGATAAACAACCTGTACCAGATAACACAGCTGCAACTAGTAGGTCAAATGGACAACGTAAGAATTCTCATGTACAGAACAGTCAGAAGTATGAAATTGTCAACGTGCCTTCTGATTCTAGGCCACTCCTCGTTTTCATTAACAAGAGAAGCGGTGCCCAGAGCGGTGATTCACTGAGACAGCGTCTGCAGATCCTTCTTAACCCTGTGCAG GTTTTTGAGTTGAGCAAGCACCAAGGTCCAGAAGTTGGTTTAGCTTTGTTTCGGAAGGTAACACACTTCAGAGTTCTTGTATGTGGTGGAGATGGCACTGCTGGTTGGGTTTTAGATGCCATTGAGAAACAGAAGTTTGAAGCTCCGCCTCCTGTAGCCATCCTTCCAGCTGGTACTGGTAATGATCTTGCGAGGGTTCTGTGTTGGGGTGGTGGCCTTGGTGTTATTGAGAAGAGGGGAGGTCTATTCTCAGTTTTGCAAGATGTTGAGCACGCAGCAGTCACTGTTCTAGACAGATGGAAGATCACAATTAAGGACAACCAAGGAAAGCTTATGGCACCACCAAAATTTATGAACAACTACTTTG GGGTTGGTTGCGATGCAAAGGTTGCCTTAGATATCCACAATTTGAGGGAAGAAAACCCTGAGCGGTTTTATAGCCAG TTTATGAACAAGGTGCTTTATGCAAGAGAGGGAGCAAAGAATATCATGGATAACACATTTGATTATTTTCCTTGGGATGTCAAACTTGAGATAGATGGATCCAAAATTGATATTCCTCAG GACTCTGAAGGTATCCTTGTTGCCAATATCCGAAGCTACATGGGAGGGGTTGACCTATGGAAGAATGAGGATGATTGCTCTGACGCTTACCTTCCTCAATCCATGCATGACAAGAAGCTGGAAGTTGTTAGCTTCACAGGAATGCTGCATCTCGGAAGGCTGCAG GTAGGGCTTTCTCGTGCGAAAAGATTAGCTCAAGGTCATCATATAAAGATTGAAATCAGTATTAAAATGCCAATCCAAGTGGATGGAGAACCTTGGTCTCAGGAGCCGTGCACCATAGAAGTTTCTCATCATAACCAG GCCTTCATGCTGAAGAGAGTTTCCGAAGAACCTCTTGGTCATGCCGCTTCCGTCATGGCCGACATCCTGGAAAATGCTGAGAACAGCGGCATCATTTCAGCCTTGCAGAAGAGGACTCTGCTCCAGGAGATAGCATCTAGGCTCTTGTAG